In Streptomyces alboniger, the following are encoded in one genomic region:
- a CDS encoding ABC transporter permease → MSTVTDAVPSAGPRPAGGIGQSVRDSLVVAKRNLIRMSRIPEMMIFGLIQPIMFVVLFSYVFGGSMKIGASTDPSVYRNFLMAGIFAQTVTFATAGAGAGIADDMHKGLIDRFRSLPMARGAVLTGRTIADLVQTALTLLVLAIVALLVGWRIHEGIWKALGAFGLLLLLGYAFTWVGALIGLSVRTPEAATSGGLIWLFPVTFISNAFVDSSQMTPWLRHVADWNPFSATVQACRELFGNPGVSASTAWPMQHPVWASVIYSVLIILVFRTLAVRKYRSATA, encoded by the coding sequence ATGAGCACCGTCACCGACGCCGTGCCCTCGGCGGGCCCCAGGCCCGCGGGCGGCATCGGCCAGTCCGTCAGGGACTCCCTGGTCGTCGCCAAGCGGAACCTCATCCGCATGTCCAGAATTCCCGAGATGATGATATTTGGTCTGATTCAGCCAATTATGTTCGTGGTGCTGTTCAGCTACGTCTTCGGCGGCTCCATGAAGATCGGCGCCAGCACCGACCCCTCCGTCTACCGCAACTTCCTGATGGCGGGCATCTTCGCCCAGACCGTCACCTTCGCCACCGCGGGCGCGGGAGCCGGTATCGCCGACGACATGCACAAGGGCCTCATCGACCGCTTCCGGTCACTGCCCATGGCGCGCGGCGCGGTCCTCACCGGCCGCACCATCGCCGACCTCGTGCAGACCGCGCTGACCCTGCTGGTCCTCGCGATCGTGGCGCTGCTCGTCGGCTGGCGCATCCACGAGGGCATCTGGAAGGCGCTCGGCGCCTTCGGCCTGCTGCTCCTGCTCGGCTACGCCTTCACCTGGGTCGGCGCGCTCATCGGCCTCTCGGTGCGCACTCCGGAGGCGGCCACGTCGGGCGGCCTGATCTGGCTCTTCCCGGTCACGTTCATCTCGAACGCGTTCGTGGACTCCAGCCAGATGACACCCTGGCTGCGCCACGTCGCCGACTGGAACCCCTTCAGCGCCACCGTCCAGGCCTGCCGCGAGCTGTTCGGCAACCCGGGCGTCTCGGCGTCCACGGCCTGGCCCATGCAGCATCCGGTCTGGGCCTCGGTGATCTACTCGGTCCTGATCATCCTGGTCTTCCGCACGCTGGCGGTCCGCAAGTACCGCTCGGCGACGGCCTGA
- a CDS encoding peptidase inhibitor family I36 protein — protein MRNKLSVLVVGVAAAAATVVPGTTAHAADGYDRCPSGYYCMFSGLDGTGDMITLRGNTPDLAALGMNDRAKSDWNRTASTIYLWSEAHYSGCTAVTSSGPTGKGNFFPTYQDFFSSVQFDGPGGPSCGTPPGEG, from the coding sequence ATGAGGAACAAGCTGTCGGTACTGGTCGTGGGGGTGGCCGCCGCGGCCGCCACCGTGGTCCCGGGCACCACCGCGCACGCGGCTGACGGGTACGACCGGTGCCCCAGCGGCTACTACTGCATGTTCTCGGGCCTCGACGGCACCGGCGACATGATCACCCTCAGGGGGAACACCCCGGACCTGGCGGCGCTCGGCATGAACGACCGGGCCAAGTCGGACTGGAACCGCACCGCCTCGACCATCTACCTCTGGTCCGAGGCGCACTACAGCGGCTGCACGGCCGTGACTTCCTCCGGCCCGACGGGCAAGGGGAACTTCTTCCCCACCTACCAGGACTTCTTCAGCTCGGTGCAGTTCGACGGGCCGGGCGGCCCGAGCTGTGGCACGCCGCCCGGCGAGGGCTAG
- a CDS encoding beta-ketoacyl-[acyl-carrier-protein] synthase family protein, with translation MTRNDAVAVTGLGVRCGAGATTGELWENLLRSRCAATLHAFDDEATVVHPAYPMPDFTPEGYLAPKEARRADRSVQMAVCAAMDAVTDAGGLHVPAARRAVVTGTTYGGLISQEHGIGKPDVFYPARVMPNAGAYWISSKADVTGPTLTLSTACASGTHAVGEAMQMIRAGRADVVVTGGHDSPFTATTALAFARSGAMVTDCAEPARASRPFDAERQGFLLAEAAAFMVLERLDLARARGARIYATLIGYGCTSDAHHLTAPHPDGTGATACMEQALADAGIAPDAVTHVNAHGTGTTLNDLAEARAITSVFGPAAVPVTASKSVTGHALGAAGALEAVITALSLHEGVVPPTAHLTRLDPECDLDIVVQPRKLSAGPAISNSFGFGGHNSCVVLDSAER, from the coding sequence ATGACACGCAACGACGCTGTCGCGGTCACGGGCCTCGGAGTCCGCTGCGGGGCCGGGGCGACGACGGGTGAGCTGTGGGAGAACCTCCTGCGCTCCCGTTGCGCGGCCACGCTGCACGCCTTCGACGACGAGGCCACCGTCGTGCACCCCGCGTATCCCATGCCCGACTTCACTCCCGAGGGCTACCTCGCCCCGAAAGAGGCACGCCGAGCGGACCGCTCCGTGCAGATGGCGGTGTGCGCCGCCATGGACGCGGTCACGGACGCCGGGGGCCTGCACGTCCCCGCCGCGCGCAGGGCGGTCGTCACCGGCACCACCTACGGCGGCCTGATCAGCCAGGAACACGGCATCGGCAAGCCCGACGTGTTCTACCCGGCGCGGGTGATGCCCAACGCCGGTGCGTACTGGATCAGTTCCAAGGCCGATGTCACCGGCCCCACCCTGACCCTCTCCACCGCGTGCGCCTCGGGAACGCACGCCGTGGGCGAGGCGATGCAGATGATCCGGGCCGGGCGCGCGGACGTGGTCGTGACCGGCGGCCACGACAGTCCGTTCACCGCGACGACCGCACTCGCCTTCGCGCGGTCCGGAGCCATGGTCACGGACTGCGCCGAACCCGCCCGCGCCTCACGGCCGTTCGACGCGGAGCGGCAGGGGTTCCTCCTCGCGGAGGCGGCGGCCTTCATGGTGCTGGAACGGCTGGACCTCGCCCGCGCCCGGGGCGCGCGGATCTACGCCACCCTGATCGGGTACGGGTGCACATCCGACGCCCACCACCTCACGGCACCGCACCCCGACGGCACCGGTGCGACCGCCTGCATGGAGCAGGCACTCGCCGACGCCGGTATCGCTCCCGACGCCGTCACCCACGTCAACGCGCACGGCACCGGCACCACGCTCAACGACCTGGCGGAAGCGCGCGCCATCACCTCCGTGTTCGGTCCCGCCGCCGTGCCGGTGACCGCCTCCAAGTCGGTGACCGGGCACGCCCTCGGGGCTGCGGGAGCCCTGGAAGCCGTAATCACCGCTCTGTCGCTGCACGAAGGAGTCGTACCGCCCACCGCCCACCTCACGCGGCTGGACCCCGAGTGCGATCTCGACATCGTCGTCCAGCCGCGCAAGCTGTCCGCGGGACCGGCGATCAGCAACAGCTTCGGCTTCGGCGGGCACAACTCCTGTGTCGTCCTCGACTCGGCCGAGCGCTGA
- a CDS encoding DUF4307 domain-containing protein, with product MGSKPSEGPSEAHPEGLPQGRYGRSRTADEAADRKLRIVGSVLGVVLLGVVGWFGYDYVNGTKLSAEVIKFDVVSATAVEAHLEVRKDADAKGYCTLRSQAESGAEVGRADFRFDQREGRIDRVVTLRTTERATSVELLGCHSD from the coding sequence GTGGGTTCGAAGCCTTCCGAGGGGCCTTCCGAGGCACATCCGGAAGGGCTTCCCCAGGGGCGGTACGGCCGCTCGCGCACGGCTGACGAGGCCGCCGACCGCAAGCTGAGGATCGTGGGCTCCGTGCTGGGCGTGGTCCTGCTCGGCGTAGTCGGGTGGTTCGGTTACGACTACGTCAACGGTACGAAGCTCAGCGCCGAGGTCATCAAGTTCGACGTCGTTTCGGCCACCGCCGTCGAGGCGCACCTGGAAGTGCGCAAGGACGCCGACGCCAAGGGGTACTGCACCCTGCGCTCACAGGCCGAGTCCGGCGCCGAGGTCGGCCGCGCGGACTTCCGCTTCGACCAGCGCGAGGGCCGTATCGACCGGGTCGTCACCCTGCGTACGACCGAGAGGGCGACCAGCGTCGAGCTGCTGGGCTGCCACTCCGACTGA
- the greA gene encoding transcription elongation factor GreA yields the protein MTQTSENVTWLTQEAYNQLKAELEYLSGPARTEIAAKIAAAREEGDLRENGGYHAAKEEQGKQELRVRQLTQLLETAKVGEAPAADGMVAPGMVVTIAFDGDEDDTLTFLLASREYASDDIETYSPQSPLGSGVNGKKIGEDARYELPNGKLASVKILEAKPYQG from the coding sequence GTGACCCAGACCAGCGAGAACGTCACCTGGCTGACCCAGGAGGCGTACAACCAGCTCAAGGCCGAGCTGGAGTACCTGTCTGGTCCCGCGCGCACCGAGATCGCCGCGAAGATCGCGGCGGCGCGCGAGGAGGGGGACCTGCGCGAGAACGGCGGGTACCACGCGGCCAAGGAGGAGCAGGGCAAGCAGGAGCTCCGCGTCCGCCAGCTGACCCAGCTCCTGGAGACCGCCAAGGTCGGTGAGGCCCCGGCGGCCGACGGCATGGTGGCGCCCGGCATGGTCGTGACCATCGCCTTCGACGGCGACGAGGACGACACCCTGACGTTCCTGCTCGCCTCCCGGGAGTACGCGAGCGACGACATCGAGACGTACTCGCCGCAGTCCCCGCTGGGCTCGGGCGTGAACGGCAAGAAGATCGGCGAGGACGCGCGGTACGAACTGCCGAACGGCAAGCTCGCCTCCGTCAAGATCCTTGAGGCCAAGCCGTACCAGGGCTGA
- a CDS encoding wax ester/triacylglycerol synthase domain-containing protein — translation MRLSGLDEGFVRTGLSGTIGTAALFTGEPFDLAELRSRVGERWGGLDRMHQVLEAPRGPAALSGHRWAAGRPFDPAAHVIASEQELRPLLSASVGRRLRPDRPLWQLLVPKPAPNGEHALVLLAHHALIDGSSMATLLRLLMDGSKLATPRAPAPLPAVPIPTPPVPSPPRQRPRVRPAALFRECRDSNALGQRLPLASGEAHPSLAVTRLDPDVMRSARRRPAGGRGATLNELLLGAVAGALPTCYGTTSSWPRGRAPLYATVPVDLRGRSEAQKLGNFITAVRIPLPLGTDSPAGRLHTCQNLMADLHQRRQAHHAALPVLEGAARAVPWLTAALARRMIRPEVTTAVCTAFKWRDNPSHLHGRRLSGVVSLPALSSPGTANLSLVQTADVYTLSVVSHLRPEDSQLIADTVAEELAAVATAA, via the coding sequence ATGAGGCTGTCGGGACTCGACGAAGGCTTCGTGCGCACCGGGCTGTCCGGGACGATCGGCACGGCCGCGCTCTTCACGGGAGAGCCTTTCGACCTGGCCGAGCTGCGGTCCCGCGTCGGCGAGCGGTGGGGAGGGCTCGACCGGATGCATCAGGTCCTGGAGGCGCCCCGCGGACCGGCGGCCCTCTCGGGCCACCGCTGGGCGGCCGGGAGACCGTTCGACCCCGCCGCGCACGTCATCGCTTCCGAGCAGGAGCTGCGCCCGCTCCTGTCCGCGTCGGTCGGCCGGCGGCTGCGGCCCGACCGGCCTCTGTGGCAGCTGCTGGTACCGAAGCCCGCTCCGAACGGCGAACACGCCCTGGTGCTGCTCGCCCATCACGCACTCATCGACGGCAGTTCCATGGCGACCCTCCTTCGCCTCCTCATGGACGGCTCCAAGCTCGCCACGCCCCGGGCGCCCGCACCACTGCCCGCGGTACCGATTCCCACGCCGCCGGTTCCCTCGCCACCGCGGCAGCGCCCCCGCGTCCGCCCCGCCGCCCTCTTCAGAGAGTGCCGGGACAGCAACGCCCTGGGGCAGCGCCTGCCGCTGGCATCCGGCGAAGCCCACCCGTCCCTCGCTGTCACCCGGCTCGACCCGGACGTGATGCGCTCGGCCCGCCGCCGGCCCGCGGGGGGACGCGGAGCGACCTTGAACGAACTGCTGCTCGGTGCCGTGGCGGGCGCCCTCCCCACCTGCTACGGCACCACCTCGTCCTGGCCCCGGGGGCGCGCGCCCCTCTACGCGACGGTGCCGGTGGACCTGCGCGGCCGGTCCGAGGCGCAGAAGCTCGGCAACTTCATCACCGCCGTCCGCATCCCGCTGCCCCTCGGCACCGACTCCCCGGCCGGGCGCCTGCACACGTGCCAGAACCTGATGGCGGACCTGCACCAACGCCGCCAGGCCCACCACGCGGCCCTGCCCGTCCTGGAGGGTGCCGCGCGCGCGGTGCCCTGGCTCACCGCGGCGCTGGCCAGGCGCATGATTCGGCCCGAGGTCACCACGGCCGTGTGCACGGCGTTCAAATGGCGGGACAATCCGAGCCACCTGCACGGCCGGCGCCTGAGCGGCGTCGTCTCCCTGCCCGCGCTCTCCTCACCCGGCACCGCCAACCTCAGCCTCGTGCAGACCGCCGACGTCTACACCCTCTCCGTGGTGAGCCACCTCCGACCGGAGGACTCCCAGCTGATCGCCGACACCGTCGCGGAGGAACTGGCGGCGGTGGCGACAGCGGCGTAG
- the mca gene encoding mycothiol conjugate amidase Mca — MTEQLRLMAVHAHPDDESSKGAATMAKYVSEGVDVLVVTCTGGERGDILNPKLQGDTYIQENIHEVRKKEMDEAREILGVKQEWLGFVDSGLPEGDPLPPLPEGCFALEDVDKAAGELVRQIRAFRPQVITTYDENGGYPHPDHIMTHKITMVAFEGAADAEKYPESEFGAVFQPQKLYYNQGFNRPRTEALHQAMLDHGLESPYGDWLKRWDEFERVERTLTTHVPCADFYEIRDKALIAHATQIDPDGGWFRVPMELQKKVWPTEEYELAKSLVDTSLPEDDLFAGIRDNA; from the coding sequence TTGACTGAGCAGCTTCGACTGATGGCCGTGCACGCCCACCCCGACGACGAGTCGAGCAAGGGCGCGGCCACCATGGCCAAGTACGTGTCCGAGGGGGTGGACGTGCTCGTCGTGACCTGCACGGGCGGTGAGCGCGGCGACATCCTCAACCCGAAGCTCCAGGGTGACACCTACATCCAGGAGAACATCCACGAGGTGCGCAAGAAGGAGATGGACGAGGCGCGCGAGATCCTCGGCGTCAAGCAGGAGTGGCTCGGCTTCGTCGACTCGGGGCTCCCCGAGGGCGACCCGCTGCCGCCGCTGCCCGAGGGCTGCTTCGCGCTGGAGGACGTGGACAAGGCGGCGGGCGAGCTGGTGCGCCAGATCCGCGCGTTCCGCCCGCAGGTGATCACGACGTACGACGAGAACGGCGGCTATCCGCACCCCGACCACATCATGACCCACAAGATCACGATGGTGGCGTTCGAGGGCGCGGCGGACGCCGAGAAGTACCCGGAGAGCGAGTTCGGCGCGGTCTTCCAGCCGCAGAAGCTCTACTACAACCAGGGCTTCAACCGCCCGCGCACCGAGGCCCTCCACCAGGCGATGCTCGACCACGGTCTGGAGTCGCCGTACGGGGACTGGCTCAAGCGGTGGGACGAGTTCGAGCGGGTCGAGCGCACCCTGACCACCCACGTCCCGTGCGCCGACTTCTACGAGATCCGCGACAAGGCCCTGATCGCCCACGCCACGCAGATCGACCCCGACGGCGGCTGGTTCCGCGTCCCGATGGAGCTCCAGAAGAAGGTCTGGCCCACGGAGGAGTACGAGCTGGCGAAGTCGCTCGTCGATACTTCCCTCCCCGAGGACGACCTCTTTGCGGGCATCCGCGACAATGCCTAG
- a CDS encoding acyl carrier protein: protein METEVNAAVEAEQSEVWAELRPLCAHIMSVPQEHVVPHARLVADLGADSLDVTELQVASEELFGVSLKGADPAAVSTVGDVAALIVKQRTRPAPGVVTG, encoded by the coding sequence GTGGAAACAGAAGTGAACGCGGCGGTAGAAGCTGAACAATCGGAAGTATGGGCCGAGTTGCGCCCCCTTTGCGCACACATCATGTCCGTGCCGCAGGAGCACGTCGTCCCGCACGCCCGGCTCGTGGCCGACCTCGGGGCCGACAGCCTGGACGTCACCGAACTCCAGGTCGCCTCGGAGGAACTGTTCGGCGTGTCCCTCAAGGGAGCCGACCCCGCCGCGGTGTCCACGGTCGGTGACGTCGCCGCTCTCATCGTGAAGCAGCGCACCCGGCCCGCCCCGGGCGTGGTCACTGGATGA